The Acinonyx jubatus isolate Ajub_Pintada_27869175 chromosome D2, VMU_Ajub_asm_v1.0, whole genome shotgun sequence genome contains a region encoding:
- the UTF1 gene encoding undifferentiated embryonic cell transcription factor 1, which translates to MLLRPRRPPPPAPPAPASPASPDPEPRPAGGAPGTPPRRPASPGALAAPASPASLGLPGSPVSPGSAQRTPWSARETELLLGTLLQPTVWRALLLDRRQALPTYRRVSAALARQQVRRTPAQCRRRYKFLKDKLRDAQGQPSGPFDAQIRELMGLLGDNGHRRGRRRSPGPGRPPRGRRAAAAAHLSSAGPDVPPPPATRDPDADPAWTLRFSPTPPKSADAPRAPGSPTAFSTVAAAPGRPEDHAPFRAAASPPPPALDPAREDPDSPSGRPENHAPPQSAPPSLNAALLQTLGHLGDIVAILGPLRDQLLTLNQHVEQLRGSFDQTVSLAVGFILGSAAAERGVLADPRD; encoded by the exons ATGCTGCTCCGGCCgcggcggccgccgccgcccgcgccccccgcgccgGCGTCGCCGGCCAGCCCCGACCCCGAGCCGCGGCCGGCCGGGGGCGCCCCGGGGACACCGCCCCGGCGGCCCGCCTCGCCCGGCGCGCTGGCAGCGCCCGCGTCCCCCGCGTCCCTCGGGCTCCCCGGGTCGCCCGTGTCCCCGGGCTCGGCGCAGCGCACGCCCTGGAGCGCCCGCGAGACGGAGCTGCTGCTGGGCACGCTGCTGCAGCCGACCGTGTGGCGCGCGCTGCTGCTCGACCGCCGCCAGGCGCTGCCCACCTACCGCCGCGTGTCGGCCGCGCTGGCCCGCCAGCAGGTGCGGCGCACGCCCGCGCAGTGCCGCCGCCGCTACAAGTTCCTCAAGGACAAGCTCCGCGACGCCCAGGGCCAGCCGTCCGGGCCATTCGATGCGCAGATCCGCGAGCTCATGGGGCTGCTGGGCGACAACGGGcaccgccgcggccgccgccgttCCCCGGGGCCCGGGCGCCCCCCGCGCGGCCGCCGGGCGGCCGCCGCCGCACACCTCTCGTCCGCGGGACCGG ACGTTCCGCCGCCGCCCGCCACCCGCGACCCCGACGCAGACCCTGCCTGGACGCTGAGGTTCAGCCCGACGCCGCCCAAGTCTGCAGACGCACCGCGCGCTCCCGGCTCCCCGACGGCGTTCTCCACGGTTGCCGCCGCGCCCGGCCGCCCCGAGGACCACGCGCCTTTCCGCGCCGCGGCAtccccgccgccgccggcccTAGACCCCGCCCGGGAGGACCCCGACTCTCCGTCCGGCCGCCCCGAAAACCACGCGCCCCCGCAGTCCGCGCCCCCGTCGCTGAACGCCGCCCTTCTGCagaccctggggcacctgggcgacaTCGTGGCCATCTTGGGTCCTCTGCGCGACCAGCTGCTGACCCTGAACCAGCACGTGGAGCAGCTGCGCGGCTCCTTCGACCAGACCGTGTCCCTGGCCGTCGGCTTCATCTTAGGCAGCGCCGCCGCCGAGCGAGGCGTCCTGGCCGACCCGCGAGATTGA